A region of the Candidatus Margulisiibacteriota bacterium genome:
AGGGTATATCTGCAGTTTGAGCTCGACAAGGCCTTGTCGACACTGAAGGAGGTGACTCCTGACGATTTAAGGCAGTTGCAGTGGTTAGGAAATAGAGTAATCGAGGGACATATGGGGCAATATCGAACAGATGGGATTAGACCTTATTTTGTGCATCAGATTCATCTATTGCGAGTGATGCATGAATTTTTTGGAGTACATAGCCCATTATTAGCAAAAATCCTTTTATTACACGATACTCGTGAAGATAGACCAGATGCTTATAAAGATATTAAGGTAGAGATTGAAAAAATGGCTGCTGAAACAGAACCTACTGCCGATAATATTCAGTTTGGAAAAATTAGGCTGGGAGTAAGGATTTTAACAAATGATTATGATGATCCAGAAATGGTGCAATATTTAGCAAGGTTAAGTGACCCTAGAATTGCTTTTAATAAAGATGCAGTAGATTATAAAAGCGATAAACCAGTGGGTTATTATGTTAATTATACTGATAATGATATTACATTGTTTCAGTTAGCAAAAGTTATCGATATAGTTGGCAATGGAGTTGATAGTCAATCGACTACTCCAGATTTTATACTAAAAACAAGAGCAAAAATCGATAAATATAGAGCAGGGTTTATTGATAATTCAACTTATTTAGATCAAGGATATAAAGGGAAGTTTAATTTGTTTTATAGATTATTTGTTAAAGGTTTAGCGGGAACCTAGTTGTTATTAACACTGAACTTCAAAGTCCTTAAACCCACTGTAGTATTTGACGACTCGTGGTTTTAGAAAACGTGGGATTAATAGATTTGCATAGTAAAGTAGCTTATTTTTAGTGCCAGGTATAATTATAACTTTCTTTTTCATCATATTTTTATAGGTTATTCTGGCAACATCCTCTGCTGTCATTTTAATTTTATTATGAGACTTAAATTTGTAGTTAGCACGTTTTCCAAAGTTGCTTTCAGTGGGACCAGGGCAGAGACAACTAACCTTTATTCCTAGACAACGGACTTCTTCGTTAAGTGCTTCCGAGAAACTCACCACATAAGCTTTGCTAGCGAAGTAAGTATCCATGAATGGTCCAGGGTAGAAAGCTGCCATGGAGCCAACATTTAATATTTGCCCTGATTTTTTTTGTATCATAGCAGGCAGAAATAGCTTTGTGAGATGAGTTAGTGCTGTGATGTTGAGTGTGATTAATTCTAGGTCTGTTTGTGTGTCTGTATGAGCAAAGAACCCATAGTTACCAAATCCGGCATTGTTCACCAGAATGTTAATTTCTAGGTTTTGTTTTTCACATTCTTGAAATAGTTGGTTTGCAGAATCAGTTAAGGTCAAATCTTGAGCAATAGTTATTACTTCTACTGGATACTGTTTCCTTATTTGTTTGGCAGTTTCTTCTAGTGTTTCTTTTTTTCTAGATACAAGAATTAGATTATGCCCATGTCTAGCAAACTCATAGGCCAGAGCAAGTCCTATGCCACAAGATCCGCCAGTAATTAATGTGTAGTTTTTATTGTCCATCAGCTCTGATTGTACAACTTTTATCCTTCTTGTTTCAACTTATAATAAACATTTTATTTTTGCCACTCTCTTTTAGGAGAGGGACAGGGGGAGAGGTCTTGACAATGATTTTTTAAAGTATTATTATATACCCCATAAACCCTATAGGGATTATGTAAATAATGACACGACATCTAACTCCCTCTTAAGAGGTAGAATAAGAGAAATAAACTATAAAGGAGAAAGAAAAATGACAAAAGACAAACAGTTAAACCCAGAAACAATTCTTATACATGGAGGACAAGAGGCTGATTCTACTACCGGGGCTAGAGCCGTTCCTATTTATCAGACAACATCTTATCAGTTTAAGAGCACTGACCATGCAGCAAATTTATTTGGGTTAAAAGAGTTTGGAAACATTTATACTAGACTAATGAACCCAACTTCTGATGTTTTTGAAAAGAGAGTTGAGCAGTTAGAGGGTGGAGTAGGGGCCTTAGCTGTTGCCTCTGGTTCCTCGGCAATAACCTTAGCTATTCTTAACCTTGCTCAAGCTGGCGATGAGATTATTTCTTTGGATAATCTCTACGGTGGTACATATACATTATTTCATTACACTTTTGCTAAACTGGGTATTAAAGTGGTATTTATTGATTCTGCTACACCAGAGAAGATAACGCAGGCAATTACAGCAAAGACAAAGGCAATTTATGCAGAAAGTATTGGTAACCCAAAAAATAATGTGACAGATTTAGAGTTAATTGCAAAGATTGCTCACGATAACAAATTGCCCTTTATTGTGGATAACACAGTTACTCCATATCTACTTCGTCCATTTGATTTTGGTGCAGACATAATTGTATATTCTGCAACCAAGTTTATTGGCGGACATGGTACATCTTTAGGCGGAGTGATTGTTGATTCTGGAAAATTTGATTGGACTGTAAAAGAATACGGAAAAAGTAAATTTCCATTGATTGCGGATCCTGATCCTAGTTACCATGGGATAAATTTTGTAGATGCTATGAAACCATTAGGAAACATAGCTTACATTATTAAAGCGAGGGTAGTCTTATTAAGAGATCTTGGTCCAGCGCTTTCTCCTTTTAATTCGTTTTTATTTCTTCAAGGATTAGAAACGCTTCATTTAAGAATGGCTAGGCATTGTGAAAATGCCTTAAAAGTTGCGGAGTATTTGCAAGGACATAAGAAAGTTGTTTGGGTTAATTATCCAGGTCTTTCTTCCAGCCCAGAGAAGCCTAAAGTGAAGAAGTATTTACCAAAAGGCGCAGGAGCTATTCTTGGATTTGGTATAAAAGGAGGATTAGAATCTGGCAAAAATTTTATTAATTCCTTAAAACTTGTTTCACATCTTGCGAATATTGGTGATGCCAAAACTTTAGCTATCCACCCTGCGAGCACAACGCATCAGCAGTTATCGGAAGCTGAGCAGTTAGCGACTGGTGTTTCTCAGGATTACATCAGGCTATCTATTGGAATTGAACATATTGATGATATTTTGGCTGATATTGAACAAGCATTGGAAAGTATCTAACAAAGATTAAAACAGACCTCTGTCTTATTTGGTAGGAGGTGTTTTAAATAGAAAGGAATATGTCATGAGTAAAATTTACAAAAACATTTCAGAAACAATAGGAAGAACACCACTTGTTAGATTGAATAGAATGACGGAAGGTTTAAACGCTGAGGTTTTAGTTAAGCTAGAATCGTTTAATCCACTTTCAAGTGTTAAAGACAGGCTAGGTGTTGCAATGATAGAGTCTGCCGAGAAAAAGGGGTTAATTAATAAAGACACTGTTCTAATTGAGCCAACCAGCGGCAATACTGGTATTGCACTAGCTTTTATTTCTGCTTCAAGAGGGTATAGGCTTATTTTGACTATGCCAGAAACAATGAGCATGGAACGCAGGCAATTACTGAAGATTTTTGGTGCGGAACTTATTCTTACTGAGGGTTCTAAGGGTATGAAAGGTGCCATTGATAAGGCAAATGAATTGAATAAAGAGATTCCTAATAGTTTGGTCTTACATCAATTTGATAATCCAGCAAATCCAGAGATACATCGGCTTACTACAGCAGAAGAAATATGGAGAGACACAGATGGAACAGTCGATTATTTTGTGGCTGGAGTTGGAACTGGAGGAACGATTACTGGCGTAGGTGAAACTCTAAAGAAAAAGAATTCTGCTGTGAAAATAGTTGCTGTGGAGCCTATAGAATCTTCAGTTCTTTCTGGTGGTAAGCCTGGACCACACAAGATTCAGGGGCTTGGCGCTGGGTTTGTCCCTTCTATTTATAAGGCTAAGTTTACAGATGAAATAATTAAAGTAGACGCTCAAGTGGCTGGAGAAACTTCAAGACAGCTAGCAAGACAAGAAGGAATTTTGGTAGGTATTTCCAGTGGGGCCGCGTTATGGGCAGCGCTAGAAGTAGCTAAAAGACCTGAGGCTAAAGGTAAGGTTATTGTTGTAGTGTTGCCTGATACAGGAGAGAGATACCTTTCTACTTGGTTGTTTCAAGAGGAAGCATCCGCATGAACGTAACGGTTAATGGAGAACTAAAGTCTATTAAAAAGGGAAGTTACATTAGTGGATTATTGTCTGCTTTTTCTATTAAACCTGAGGCAGTCGTTGTAGAACTTAATCTTAAAATAATTAGTAAAGAGCTTTGGGATACAACTATTCTGAAAGAGAACGATAAGGTAGAAATTGTTAGGTTTGTTGGTGGAGGATGACACTCCCCCTAGCCCCCTACTTCGACAAGCTCTGCACAAGTCTCAAGAGGGAGAAAAGTAAAGTTAAAGGTGAAAAGTTCATTAACCCCTCTCATTTAGGAGAGGGTGGCGTAAAGACAATATTTTATCAGTTTTCGGCGAGTTAAGCTGGGTGAGACTTAAAGGAGATATTTTGAAAAACATATTTGAAGAAGGATTATTGCGGTATTTATCAAGAGAGCAATTAGAGAAAATTCAGAGCACCAAGATTGGGATAGCTGGTGTGGGTGGACTCGGCTCTAATATCGCACAGATATTAGTTAGAACTGGATTTGTCGATTTTGAGATAATTGATGATGATATTGTTGATTCTAGCAATCTGAATCGACAGAATTATTTTATAGACGAGATAGGTCTAGCTAAAGTAGTCACGACAGCTCGAAGATTGCAGAAAATAAATCCTGCGGTGAAGGTTAATGTTATTAACGTTAGGTTAACAAAAGATAATCTCCAAAATTTTTTTCAAGATAGAGATGTTTTATTTGAGGCGTTTGATAATACAGAATCGAAGAT
Encoded here:
- a CDS encoding SDR family oxidoreductase produces the protein MDNKNYTLITGGSCGIGLALAYEFARHGHNLILVSRKKETLEETAKQIRKQYPVEVITIAQDLTLTDSANQLFQECEKQNLEINILVNNAGFGNYGFFAHTDTQTDLELITLNITALTHLTKLFLPAMIQKKSGQILNVGSMAAFYPGPFMDTYFASKAYVVSFSEALNEEVRCLGIKVSCLCPGPTESNFGKRANYKFKSHNKIKMTAEDVARITYKNMMKKKVIIIPGTKNKLLYYANLLIPRFLKPRVVKYYSGFKDFEVQC
- a CDS encoding O-acetylhomoserine aminocarboxypropyltransferase/cysteine synthase, with protein sequence MTKDKQLNPETILIHGGQEADSTTGARAVPIYQTTSYQFKSTDHAANLFGLKEFGNIYTRLMNPTSDVFEKRVEQLEGGVGALAVASGSSAITLAILNLAQAGDEIISLDNLYGGTYTLFHYTFAKLGIKVVFIDSATPEKITQAITAKTKAIYAESIGNPKNNVTDLELIAKIAHDNKLPFIVDNTVTPYLLRPFDFGADIIVYSATKFIGGHGTSLGGVIVDSGKFDWTVKEYGKSKFPLIADPDPSYHGINFVDAMKPLGNIAYIIKARVVLLRDLGPALSPFNSFLFLQGLETLHLRMARHCENALKVAEYLQGHKKVVWVNYPGLSSSPEKPKVKKYLPKGAGAILGFGIKGGLESGKNFINSLKLVSHLANIGDAKTLAIHPASTTHQQLSEAEQLATGVSQDYIRLSIGIEHIDDILADIEQALESI
- the cysK gene encoding cysteine synthase A — its product is MSKIYKNISETIGRTPLVRLNRMTEGLNAEVLVKLESFNPLSSVKDRLGVAMIESAEKKGLINKDTVLIEPTSGNTGIALAFISASRGYRLILTMPETMSMERRQLLKIFGAELILTEGSKGMKGAIDKANELNKEIPNSLVLHQFDNPANPEIHRLTTAEEIWRDTDGTVDYFVAGVGTGGTITGVGETLKKKNSAVKIVAVEPIESSVLSGGKPGPHKIQGLGAGFVPSIYKAKFTDEIIKVDAQVAGETSRQLARQEGILVGISSGAALWAALEVAKRPEAKGKVIVVVLPDTGERYLSTWLFQEEASA
- the thiS gene encoding sulfur carrier protein ThiS, encoding MNVTVNGELKSIKKGSYISGLLSAFSIKPEAVVVELNLKIISKELWDTTILKENDKVEIVRFVGGG
- the thiF gene encoding sulfur carrier protein ThiS adenylyltransferase ThiF, giving the protein MKNIFEEGLLRYLSREQLEKIQSTKIGIAGVGGLGSNIAQILVRTGFVDFEIIDDDIVDSSNLNRQNYFIDEIGLAKVVTTARRLQKINPAVKVNVINVRLTKDNLQNFFQDRDVLFEAFDNTESKIMFLEFFGNTEKLLIFGNGMSGVVGEEIKIRKMRDNLFIVGDGITEVGKNNPPLAHRVMTCASLMASIAIERNLA